DNA from Paratractidigestivibacter faecalis:
TTGAACTGCTTCTGGAGCTCGTCACGCACCGTGGCGTAATACTGCTCCTTGAGACGGGGGGTGTACTCGTCTGCCATTTTCACTCCTTCAAATCATGGGGACTTAGTACGGGGCGTCCGAGCCTCGCACCTCCTGCGGCTGGCAACCTCAGGAGCCATTCTGTACGCCGTCGAGACAGAGCTATCCCGCCTAGAGACGCAAGGAAACATAATATGCTTTTCTGGGCCAAAAGGAAATGACGAGAAACGCGTCACTCTTCCTGCACAAACAAAGGCCCTCCCCCGCTTGGCGGAGAAGGGCCTTGGCTTGGCTTTGGGGCCGCTCTTAGAACTCGGCGCCGCACTTCTTGCAGACGCGGATGGCGGTCTTCTTGCCGTTGAGCTCGCCGGACTTGTGGCCGACGCGGGTCGGCTTGCCGCAGCTCGGGCAGATGAGCATCACGTTGGAGGCGTCGATGGCGGCCTCCTTCTCGATGATGCCGCCCTGCTGGTTCTGGGCGTTGGGCTTGGTGGCCTTCTTGACCACGGCGACGCCCTCGCAGACGACCTTGCCCTCGG
Protein-coding regions in this window:
- the rplX gene encoding 50S ribosomal protein L24, coding for MPKMNVKKGDKVVVLSGKDKGKESVVLRAKPAEGKVVCEGVAVVKKATKPNAQNQQGGIIEKEAAIDASNVMLICPSCGKPTRVGHKSGELNGKKTAIRVCKKCGAEF